The proteins below are encoded in one region of Levilactobacillus namurensis:
- a CDS encoding glycoside hydrolase family 65 protein translates to MKRIFEVQPWNVTTHTFKPEDKRLQESMTSLGNGYMGMRGDFEEGYSGDSLQGIYLGGVWYPDKTRVGWWKNGYPKYFGKVVNAVNFIKLPILINGEAVDLAKDTIQDFTLNLDMHTSVLNRSFTVVRGDVKVALNFQRFLSVATKELSVQKVTVKNLSDQAVDVKLLPAIDADVKNEEANYDERFWEVLDTDQQATSGSIVAKTTPNPFGTPRFTSGMEMRVVTDLTNVAVDQPNDKEVATAYQGQLAPQAEATLEKRVIVVTSRDYDTQEKLTAAMHQLSDQVAQESYADLLAAHTKIWADRWAKSDVQIAGDDESQQGIRFNLFQLFSTYYGEDARLNIGPKGFTGEKYGGATYWDTEAFAVPVYLGITDPKVTRNLLMYRYNQLDGAYVNAKEQGLKGALFPMVTFDGIECHNEWEITFEEIHRNGDIAFAIYNYTRYTGDTSYVLHEGAKVLTEISRFWADRVHFSKRNNQYMIHGVTGADEYENNVDNNWDTNMLAQWTLKYTLQILDQVDDATAKKLGVSADEKAHWQDIIDRMYLPYDKDLNIFVQHDGFLDKDIEPVSAIPADQRPINQHWSWDKILRSPYIKQGDVLQGIWDFIDDYTPEQKKANFDFYEPLTVHESSLSPAIHSVLASDLHYEDKAVELYSRTARLDLDNYNNDTTDGLHITAMTGGWIAVVQGFAGMRVRDGQLHYAPFLPKTWTSYSFRQVFHDRLIKVTVDKSGSHFKLISGEPLDIDVAGKTVTIH, encoded by the coding sequence ATGAAACGTATTTTTGAAGTTCAACCGTGGAACGTCACGACCCACACCTTCAAGCCAGAAGATAAGCGCCTCCAGGAGTCGATGACCAGCCTGGGAAACGGCTACATGGGGATGCGGGGTGACTTTGAAGAAGGGTACTCCGGCGATTCCTTGCAAGGCATCTACCTGGGCGGCGTCTGGTATCCAGATAAGACCCGTGTAGGTTGGTGGAAGAACGGTTACCCCAAGTACTTCGGGAAAGTGGTCAATGCCGTCAACTTTATCAAGTTGCCCATTCTGATCAATGGTGAGGCCGTTGACCTGGCCAAGGACACCATTCAAGACTTCACGCTGAATCTCGATATGCACACCAGTGTCTTGAACCGTTCGTTCACGGTGGTTCGCGGGGACGTGAAGGTCGCCTTGAACTTCCAACGTTTCTTAAGCGTTGCCACCAAGGAACTCTCCGTGCAAAAGGTCACGGTCAAGAACCTGAGCGACCAAGCCGTCGACGTGAAGCTCCTGCCGGCCATTGACGCAGACGTCAAGAACGAAGAGGCCAACTACGACGAGCGCTTCTGGGAAGTCTTGGACACGGATCAACAAGCCACGAGTGGCAGTATCGTGGCTAAGACCACGCCCAACCCGTTCGGCACCCCGCGGTTCACGTCCGGGATGGAAATGCGGGTGGTCACGGACCTGACCAACGTAGCGGTCGACCAACCCAATGACAAGGAAGTGGCAACGGCTTACCAAGGGCAACTGGCCCCGCAAGCTGAAGCAACTTTGGAAAAGCGGGTCATCGTGGTGACCTCCCGGGACTACGACACCCAAGAGAAATTAACGGCCGCGATGCACCAGTTGAGCGACCAAGTGGCCCAGGAAAGCTATGCCGACCTGTTAGCGGCCCACACCAAGATCTGGGCGGACCGGTGGGCCAAGTCCGACGTGCAAATCGCCGGCGATGACGAGTCCCAACAAGGGATTCGGTTCAACCTGTTCCAATTGTTCTCCACGTACTACGGCGAAGATGCCCGGTTAAACATTGGGCCTAAAGGCTTCACTGGTGAAAAGTACGGGGGTGCGACTTACTGGGATACCGAAGCCTTCGCCGTGCCCGTTTACCTGGGTATCACGGATCCTAAGGTCACCCGGAACCTGTTGATGTACCGGTACAACCAATTGGATGGTGCCTACGTCAACGCCAAGGAACAGGGTCTCAAGGGGGCTTTGTTCCCAATGGTCACCTTCGACGGGATCGAATGCCACAACGAATGGGAAATCACGTTCGAAGAAATTCACCGGAACGGCGACATTGCCTTTGCCATCTACAACTACACCCGTTACACGGGTGACACCAGCTACGTCTTACATGAAGGGGCCAAGGTCTTGACCGAAATCTCACGGTTCTGGGCGGACCGGGTCCACTTCAGCAAGCGCAACAACCAGTACATGATCCACGGGGTCACGGGGGCTGATGAGTACGAAAACAACGTGGATAACAACTGGGACACCAACATGTTGGCTCAGTGGACGTTGAAGTATACCCTGCAGATCCTGGATCAAGTGGATGACGCCACGGCTAAGAAGTTAGGCGTTTCCGCCGACGAAAAGGCTCACTGGCAAGATATCATTGACCGGATGTACCTGCCATACGACAAGGACTTGAACATCTTTGTCCAACACGATGGCTTCTTAGACAAGGACATCGAACCGGTCAGTGCGATTCCAGCCGACCAGCGGCCCATCAACCAGCACTGGTCTTGGGATAAGATCTTGCGGTCACCGTACATCAAGCAAGGGGATGTCTTGCAAGGTATCTGGGACTTCATCGACGACTACACGCCGGAACAGAAGAAGGCCAACTTTGACTTCTACGAACCGTTAACGGTCCACGAATCCAGTCTGTCCCCGGCCATCCACTCCGTCTTGGCTTCCGACCTGCATTACGAAGACAAGGCCGTCGAGCTCTACTCCCGGACGGCCCGGTTGGACCTGGATAACTACAACAACGACACCACGGATGGCCTGCACATCACGGCCATGACTGGTGGTTGGATTGCCGTGGTTCAAGGGTTCGCTGGCATGCGGGTTCGTGATGGGCAACTCCATTACGCGCCATTCTTGCCAAAGACCTGGACCAGCTATTCCTTCCGGCAAGTCTTCCATGATCGCCTGATCAAAGTCACGGTCGACAAGTCCGGTTCCCACTTCAAGTTAATCAGTGGCGAACCACTGGACATCGACGTCGCCGGGAAGACGGTCACGATTCACTAA
- a CDS encoding SLC45 family MFS transporter — protein sequence MADVVSKDTTTVDSTKTGLPKLSASTIWMINFGYLGVQTAFTLQSSQMSRIFQTIGADPNSLGWFFILPPLAGLIVQPIVGYYSDRTWAPRLGGRRLPYLALGALVAVIVMCLLPNSGSLGFGYASLAALLFGAITVAFLDLSSNVAMQPFKMMVGDMVNDDQKSYAYGIQSFMSNVGAVLAAILPFLFAYFGLKNVAAKGVVPDTVKVAFYVGAALLIVTSLLTIFRVHEYDPETYAKYHGISKEDNSQGGNWWTLLKTAPKVFWTVTLVQFFCWIAFQYLWTYSAGAIASNVWNTTNAASAGYQAAGNWYGVLAAVQSIAAVVWSYVLAKLPNSVHKLGYAGSLGLGALGFISVFFIHNQYALIGSFVLVGIAWAAMNTYPLTMVTNALSGAHMGTYLGLFNGSICLPQIVASLASFALFPMLGNSQTAMFLLAGVIMAIGAFSVFSIKETYKA from the coding sequence ATGGCAGATGTCGTGTCAAAAGATACAACCACGGTCGATAGCACCAAGACCGGGTTGCCGAAATTATCAGCCAGCACCATTTGGATGATCAACTTTGGTTACCTGGGGGTACAAACGGCCTTCACGTTGCAAAGTTCTCAAATGAGTCGGATTTTCCAAACCATCGGGGCCGACCCCAACAGTTTAGGGTGGTTCTTCATTTTGCCACCACTGGCCGGATTGATCGTTCAGCCAATCGTCGGGTACTACTCTGACCGGACCTGGGCCCCACGCCTAGGTGGTCGGCGGTTACCATACTTGGCCTTAGGGGCCCTGGTCGCCGTCATCGTGATGTGTCTGTTACCAAATTCCGGGAGTCTGGGCTTCGGGTACGCTTCACTAGCTGCCTTGTTGTTCGGGGCCATTACCGTGGCTTTCCTGGACTTATCATCTAACGTGGCGATGCAACCCTTCAAGATGATGGTCGGGGACATGGTTAACGATGACCAGAAGAGTTACGCTTACGGGATTCAAAGTTTCATGTCTAACGTGGGTGCGGTTTTAGCCGCCATCTTACCATTCCTGTTCGCCTACTTCGGCTTGAAGAACGTGGCCGCTAAAGGGGTCGTTCCGGATACGGTTAAGGTAGCCTTCTACGTGGGTGCGGCTTTGCTGATCGTAACCAGCTTGCTGACCATCTTCCGGGTCCACGAATACGATCCAGAAACCTACGCCAAGTATCACGGTATCTCTAAGGAAGACAACTCCCAAGGTGGGAACTGGTGGACCTTACTGAAGACCGCGCCGAAGGTTTTCTGGACGGTTACCTTAGTTCAATTCTTCTGCTGGATTGCGTTCCAATACCTCTGGACTTACTCCGCTGGGGCGATTGCGTCCAACGTTTGGAACACCACCAACGCCGCTTCCGCCGGCTACCAAGCCGCTGGGAACTGGTACGGGGTCTTAGCCGCCGTACAATCCATTGCTGCGGTGGTTTGGTCCTACGTTTTGGCTAAATTACCGAACAGTGTTCACAAGTTGGGCTATGCTGGTAGTTTAGGCTTAGGGGCCTTGGGCTTCATCTCCGTGTTCTTCATTCACAACCAATACGCCTTGATCGGTTCCTTCGTCTTAGTCGGAATCGCATGGGCGGCGATGAACACTTACCCATTGACCATGGTCACCAACGCCTTGTCAGGGGCCCACATGGGGACTTACTTGGGTCTGTTCAACGGGTCGATCTGCTTGCCACAGATTGTGGCCTCATTGGCTAGTTTCGCCCTGTTCCCAATGTTGGGGAACTCACAAACGGCGATGTTCCTGTTAGCCGGAGTCATTATGGCCATCGGAGCCTTCTCCGTCTTCAGTATCAAGGAAACTTACAAAGCTTAA